The following are encoded together in the Hoplias malabaricus isolate fHopMal1 chromosome 3, fHopMal1.hap1, whole genome shotgun sequence genome:
- the LOC136692929 gene encoding protein FAM117A-like — MLSNGGRGGRRPEPRNGAPAEKTNVRVRHKTQMEIRRTLSLDRILGSYLQGQWPRDGERGEQNGCSQKDEILQISTHWPEETGRNGAGGHKRSASWGNGDHLRDIAKLKQQLQHRTKPGAYGGFHERLHHTWSCAQSQPVPIPLSSLTQLPCPLRRSEERLDQELERAFRLQSPIQKSRLLEIPDGHRAPIPSLRSSSSFQSDPSITHSFTPCASPQCVQDVDSDLSGSVLPSCPSPLSSEADASLLLSCSPRPNKSYCFQREPPEGCERVRVCEENISLYKDYSSLSSCPDPNKVNFTPHGGSAFCPVSLLKPLLPSVDFLFRSLSVSPGSCWVGQGGVCQPASPVVTVTGYMGPLEPATTAL, encoded by the exons ATGCTTAGCAACGGTGGCCGCGGTGGACGCCGGCCAGAGCCGAGGAACGGAGCTCCAG CTGAAAAGACCAACGTTCGGGTGAGACACAAGACCCAGATGGAGATCAGAAGAACTCTCTCTTTAGACAGAATTTTGGGCTCTTACCTTCAAGGCCAGTGGCccagagatggggagagaggggAACAAAATGGATGCTCCCAAAAAGATGAAATTTTACAG ATTTCAACCCATTGGCCAGAAGAAACTGGGAGAAATGGAGCTGGAGGTCACAAACGCTCTGCATCATGGGGAAATGGAGACCATTTACGAGAT ATTGCCAAACTGAAGCAGCAGTTGCAACACAGGACCAAACCTGGAGCTTATGGGGGCTTCCATGAAAGACTCCATCACACTTGGTCTTGTGCCCAG tccCAGCCTGTGCCCATCCCTCTGTCATCTTTGACTCAGCTGCCCTGTCCTTTGCGGCGGAGTGAGGAGAGACTGGACCAAGAGCTTGAGAGAGCCTTCAGACTACAGTCCCCAATCCAGAAAAGTAGG cttTTAGAAATCCCTGATGGACACAGAGCCCCTATTCCCTCTCTCAGGTCTAGCAGCAGCTTTCAAAGTGATCcctccatcacacactcctTCACTCCTTGTGCCTCTCCACAGTGCGTACAAGATGTGGACAGTG ATTTGTCTGGCAGTGTTCTTCCATCCTGCCCCTCACCTCTGAGCAGTGAAGCTGATGCTTCTCTCCTCCTGTCCTGCTCACCTCGTCCCAACAAGAGCTACTGCTTCCAGAGGGAGCCGCCGGAGGGCTGTGAGagagtcagagtgtgtgaggagaACAT CTCTCTGTATAAGGACTATTCCAGTCTCTCTTCCTGCCCTGATCCCAACAAGGTGAACTTCACACCTCATGGAGGCTctgccttctgtccagtcaGTCTTCTGAAGCCCCTTCTACCCTCTGTGGACTTCCTGTTCAGGAGCCTTTCAGTGTCTCCTGGGTCCTGCTGGGTGGGGCAGGGCGGAGTCTGTCAGCCCGCAAGTCCTGTAGTTACAGTAACAGGGTACATGGGCCCTCTAGAGCCAGCCACCACTGCTTTGTGA
- the rundc3ab gene encoding RUN domain-containing protein 3A translates to MEAKRSTAVERRNLLTVCRFSVKTLLEKYTAEPIDDSSEEFINFAAILEHILSHRFKGSGSWFDGQRSFWDFIRLACNKLQNNCISSIENMENINSSRAKGRAWIRVALMEKRLSEYIATALRDSRTTRRFYDEGAIMLREEASVLTGMLIGLGAIDFSFCLKGEALDGKSEAVIDYTPYLKFTQSYDYLSDDDDCRSVDSSNSDDSVPEHPYIPLVTDEESWSNKCRRMEQRFKIVNAQKGYLEELVRLRESQLKNLETENKRLSARLEELQLQSHQEKRELEGIILELQEQLTRLIPGESHLLSKDMSIPLVNQWPSLHTYNNQEDSKLYRRGSFPSPEPLSAHISLDSDSQKAEGKQNGQPWCAADKDYTPSMLGLCGSLASLPSCKSLPSLRSTECLVNISAEPSPALTPS, encoded by the exons ATGGAGGCGAAGAGGAGCACAGCGGTTGAGAGAAGGAACCTCctcactgtgtgcag GTTTTCAGTGAAGACACTGCTAGAGAAGTACACGGCTGAGCCTATAGACGACTCGTCTGAGGAGTTTATCAACTTCGCTGCCATCCTTGAACACATCCTCAGTCACCGCTTTAAAG GTTCAGGCAGCTGGTTTGATGGACAGCGTAGTTTCTGGGACTTCATTCGTCTGGCCTGCAACAAACTCCAGAACAACTGCATCAGCAGCATAGAGAACATGGAGAATATCAACTCTTCTAGAGCAAAG GGCAGAGCCTGGATAAGAGTGGCACTGATGGAAAAGCGTCTGTCTGAATACATTGCCACTGCGTTGAGAGACAGCCGCACCACCAG ACGATTTTATGATGAAGGTGCTATCATGTTAAGAGAGGAAGCCTCAGTGCTCACTGGTATGCTCATCGGACTCGGGGCCATTGACTTcag TTTCTGTCTGAAGGGAGAGGCTCTGGACGGTAAATCCGAGGCTGTAATTGATTACACTCCATACCTAAAGTTCACACAGAG CTATGACTACCTGAGCGATGATGATGACTGCCGCAGTGTGGACAGCAGTAACAGTGACGACAGTGTTCCTGAGCACCCCTACATCCCACTGGTAACAGATGAAGAGAGCTGGAGCAACAAGTGCCGCAGAATGGAGCAGAGGTTCAAGATCGTCAATGCCCAAAAG ggataTCTGGAGGAGCTGGTGCGACTACGAGAGTCTCAGCTGAAGAATCTAGAGACAGAGAATAAACGGCTGAGTGCCAGACTGGAGGAGCTTCAGCTCCAGAGCCATCAGGAGAAGAGAGAACTTGAAGGGATCATACTGGAGTTACAGGAACAACT GACACGTCTGATTCCTGGTGAATCTCATCTCTTGTCCAAGGATATGTCAATTCCTCTTGTAAACCAGTGGCCATCTCTTCACACCTACAACAACCAAGAGGACAGTAAACTGTATcgcag GGGGAGTTTCCCGAGCCCTGAGCCTCTCTCAGCACACATCAGCCTGGACTCCGATTCCCAGAAAGCTGAGGGAAAGCAGAACGGTCAACCTTGGTGTGCGGCAG ATAAAGACTACACTCCCTCCATGTtgggtctgtgtgggtctctGGCCTCGTTGCCCAGCTGCAAGTCCCTGCCCAGTTTGAGGTCCACAGAGTGCCTAGTTAACATTAGCGCCGAGCCCAGCCCTGCGCTCACTCCCAGCTAG
- the LOC136692374 gene encoding cytochrome c oxidase subunit NDUFA4 gives MLNVVAKQLRSHPALIPLFVFIGGGATMSVMYLGRLALKNPECSWDRNNNPEPWNKLGPNDQYKLFSINMDYSKLKKDRPDF, from the exons ATGCTGAACGTCGTGGCCAAGCAGCTCAGGAGCCACCCGGCT ctgatccctctgtttgtgtttatcgGCGGCGGAGCAACCATGTCAGTGATGTATCTTGGTCGTCTTGCTCTGAAGAACCCTGAGTGCTC GTGGGATCGCAACAACAACCCAGAGCCCTGGAACAAGCTTGGCCCCAATGATCAATACAAG CTCTTCTCAATCAACATGGACTACTCCAAACTGAAGAAGGACAGGCCAGATTTCTAA